The following proteins are encoded in a genomic region of uncultured Ilyobacter sp.:
- the hisB gene encoding imidazoleglycerol-phosphate dehydratase HisB: MRTGQVMRNTKETNIELDLNLDGTGKYDISTGVGFFDHMMELFTRHGLFDIRLKVKGDTYIDCHHSVEDAGIALGKAFKDALGDMKGIKRYGSFYLPMDETLTLSAVDISGRAFLHMDPIPDKRVGDMESEMVKEFFWGFVRNAGITLHIKLIHGENTHHIIESIFKGVARALDQAVTIDDRIIGEIPSTKGVI, translated from the coding sequence GTGAGAACAGGTCAGGTAATGAGAAACACAAAAGAAACCAACATAGAGCTAGATTTAAATCTTGACGGAACTGGAAAATACGACATCTCAACAGGTGTGGGATTTTTTGATCATATGATGGAACTTTTTACAAGACACGGTCTATTTGATATCAGGCTAAAAGTAAAAGGAGACACCTATATCGACTGCCATCACTCTGTAGAGGATGCAGGAATAGCTCTTGGGAAGGCTTTTAAAGATGCCCTAGGAGATATGAAGGGGATAAAAAGATATGGAAGTTTTTATCTTCCAATGGATGAGACCCTGACCCTAAGTGCAGTGGACATAAGCGGAAGAGCCTTTCTCCATATGGATCCCATCCCTGATAAAAGAGTCGGGGATATGGAAAGTGAGATGGTAAAGGAGTTTTTCTGGGGCTTTGTGAGAAATGCCGGGATAACTTTACACATAAAGCTAATTCACGGAGAAAATACACACCATATAATCGAGAGTATATTTAAAGGTGTGGCCAGAGCTCTAGATCAGGCTGTGACTATAGATGACAGAATTATAGGGGAGATCCCTTCTACAAAAGGAGTGATATAA
- the hisH gene encoding imidazole glycerol phosphate synthase subunit HisH encodes MIAIIDYGVGNIHSVMSALNKLEIENILTADPETIKNADGILLPGVGAFRDAIKSLEDTGLIPLIKDCVAEGKPLLGICLGMQLLYEKSYEDGEYDGLGLLKGEVISFKSRISQDLKIPHMGWNRLNAKKDSPLFKYLGEDEFVYYVHSYFACGKDEDLLASSEYGIEVPGIVGHGNIMGMQFHPEKSSSTGLKLLKAFGEMVK; translated from the coding sequence ATGATCGCAATTATAGATTACGGTGTGGGAAATATTCACTCTGTTATGAGTGCTTTAAATAAACTTGAGATCGAAAATATTCTGACTGCCGATCCTGAGACAATAAAAAATGCCGACGGTATTTTGCTTCCTGGTGTTGGAGCCTTTAGAGATGCCATAAAAAGTCTCGAGGATACGGGTCTAATTCCTCTCATAAAAGATTGTGTGGCTGAGGGTAAGCCTTTGCTTGGAATCTGTCTGGGCATGCAGCTTCTCTATGAGAAAAGCTATGAAGACGGTGAATATGATGGGCTAGGGCTGCTAAAAGGAGAAGTTATCTCTTTTAAATCTCGAATATCACAGGATCTGAAAATACCTCACATGGGATGGAACAGGCTAAATGCAAAAAAAGACTCTCCACTTTTTAAGTATCTGGGAGAGGATGAATTTGTATATTATGTACACAGTTATTTTGCCTGTGGAAAAGATGAGGACTTATTGGCATCTAGTGAATACGGTATTGAGGTTCCTGGAATAGTGGGACACGGAAATATAATGGGGATGCAGTTTCATCCTGAAAAAAGCAGCAGCACAGGTTTAAAACTACTAAAAGCATTTGGGGAGATGGTGAAATGA
- the hisA gene encoding 1-(5-phosphoribosyl)-5-[(5-phosphoribosylamino)methylideneamino]imidazole-4-carboxamide isomerase → MIIFPAIDLKDGKAVRLSKGDFNKVDVFSDKPWEVAKGFEEKGAEWIHLVDLDGAKDGENKNLDVIKKIREVVNVKLQLGGGIRTLETAEMLLNMGIDRIILGTAAIENPELLKDLVEKYGEKIAVSVDEKNGKAATKGWLEESSIGAFDLCMSLQEIGVKTIIYTDISKDGMMAGPNFDAYVKINKLGVDVIASGGVSTPEDIAVLRKADIYGAIVGKAIYLGKIKLEEVL, encoded by the coding sequence ATGATAATTTTTCCGGCAATAGATCTAAAAGACGGAAAGGCAGTAAGACTGAGCAAGGGAGATTTTAACAAGGTGGATGTCTTTTCTGACAAACCTTGGGAAGTTGCAAAAGGTTTCGAAGAAAAAGGCGCAGAATGGATACACCTCGTGGACTTAGATGGTGCAAAAGACGGTGAAAACAAAAACCTTGACGTTATAAAAAAAATAAGAGAAGTGGTAAATGTAAAACTTCAGTTGGGGGGAGGAATCAGAACCCTTGAAACTGCCGAAATGCTTTTAAATATGGGAATAGACAGAATAATTCTGGGAACGGCGGCAATTGAAAACCCGGAACTCTTGAAAGATCTGGTAGAAAAGTACGGCGAAAAAATAGCAGTGTCCGTAGATGAGAAAAACGGGAAGGCCGCTACAAAGGGATGGCTAGAGGAAAGTAGTATAGGTGCCTTTGACCTTTGCATGTCACTTCAAGAAATAGGGGTAAAAACAATAATCTACACAGATATCTCAAAAGACGGAATGATGGCAGGACCAAACTTTGATGCCTATGTGAAAATAAATAAACTAGGGGTAGATGTGATAGCCTCTGGAGGAGTTAGTACTCCTGAAGATATAGCTGTCTTGAGAAAGGCTGATATCTACGGAGCTATAGTTGGAAAGGCTATATATTTAGGTAAGATAAAACTTGAAGAAGTGCTTTAG
- the hisF gene encoding imidazole glycerol phosphate synthase subunit HisF — MITKRIIPCLDVRDGKVVKGVNFEGVRDVDNPVKLAEMYNEMGADELVFYDITATNEGRELFTDIVEKVANEVFIPLTVGGGINTLLDFDRVLKAGADKVSVNSGAIKNPELIRAAALKYGNQCVVLSVDVKRVDGVFKVFLNGGRKETDLEAIEWIKQGCSLGAGEIVVNSIDTDGVKGGFDLELLEAVGNVVDVPVIASGGAGKMEDFKVLFEKLPKIDAGLAASIFHFGEVKIPDLKRYLKEQGIEIRI, encoded by the coding sequence ATGATAACCAAGAGAATTATCCCGTGTTTAGATGTAAGAGATGGTAAGGTTGTCAAAGGAGTTAACTTTGAAGGAGTTCGAGATGTAGATAATCCCGTTAAACTTGCTGAGATGTACAACGAAATGGGAGCCGATGAGTTGGTTTTTTATGATATAACTGCTACCAATGAAGGCAGAGAACTATTCACCGACATTGTGGAAAAAGTGGCAAACGAAGTATTTATACCTCTCACTGTGGGAGGGGGTATAAATACACTGCTAGACTTTGACAGGGTTCTAAAAGCCGGGGCAGATAAAGTCAGCGTAAATTCAGGAGCCATCAAAAATCCCGAGCTTATTAGAGCAGCTGCTCTAAAATATGGTAACCAGTGCGTAGTTCTTTCTGTAGACGTAAAAAGGGTCGATGGAGTCTTTAAAGTTTTTCTAAATGGTGGACGAAAAGAAACTGATCTAGAAGCTATCGAATGGATAAAACAGGGATGCAGCCTCGGAGCCGGAGAAATAGTGGTAAACAGTATCGACACTGACGGAGTAAAAGGCGGCTTTGACTTAGAGCTTCTAGAAGCTGTAGGAAATGTAGTAGACGTGCCTGTAATTGCCTCTGGAGGAGCTGGAAAAATGGAAGATTTCAAGGTTCTTTTTGAAAAGCTTCCGAAAATAGATGCAGGACTTGCAGCTTCTATTTTCCACTTTGGAGAAGTAAAAATACCTGATCTCAAGAGATACTTAAAAGAACAGGGAATCGAAATCAGAATATAA
- the hisIE gene encoding bifunctional phosphoribosyl-AMP cyclohydrolase/phosphoribosyl-ATP diphosphatase HisIE, producing the protein MENIKFDEKGLVPAIIQDSTSGQVLMLAYMNEESYKKTLETKQTWFYSRSRKELWNKGATSGNTQTVKELSYDCDGDTLLIKVEQKGPACHTGEKSCFFNRVTEEKNMSLGEILGALDDILKDRKANPVEGSYTTYLYEKGVDKILKKVGEESAEVIIAAKNPDRSELVYEASDLIYHLLVLLNERGVELDEISTQLKERMK; encoded by the coding sequence ATGGAAAATATCAAATTTGATGAAAAGGGTCTGGTACCTGCAATAATACAAGACAGTACAAGCGGGCAGGTATTGATGCTGGCCTATATGAACGAGGAAAGTTACAAAAAAACTCTGGAAACTAAGCAGACATGGTTCTACTCTAGAAGCAGAAAAGAACTCTGGAATAAAGGAGCTACCTCTGGAAATACACAGACAGTAAAGGAGCTTTCCTATGACTGTGACGGAGATACTCTTCTTATAAAGGTAGAACAAAAGGGTCCTGCATGTCACACTGGTGAAAAATCATGTTTCTTTAACAGAGTAACTGAAGAAAAAAATATGAGTCTAGGAGAGATTCTAGGAGCTCTAGATGATATATTAAAGGACAGAAAGGCAAACCCTGTAGAGGGATCTTATACAACCTATCTATATGAAAAGGGAGTGGACAAGATACTTAAAAAAGTAGGGGAAGAAAGTGCCGAGGTTATTATCGCCGCTAAAAACCCAGACAGGTCTGAACTTGTCTATGAGGCAAGTGACCTTATTTATCACCTGTTAGTGCTTTTAAATGAGCGTGGGGTGGAATTAGACGAAATATCTACACAACTTAAAGAAAGAATGAAATAG
- a CDS encoding VOC family protein, with amino-acid sequence MASITHFQIPAEDIQRAKKFYQDLFGWKIEKVPGDLQYYFIETTDADGTMGVGGGIKQRETLDEQITNFIGVSSIDEYVPKIIALGGKILQPKSPVVGWGYFIICCDTENNIFGLWEDDKNATM; translated from the coding sequence ATGGCTAGTATTACTCATTTTCAAATTCCAGCTGAGGATATACAGAGAGCAAAAAAATTTTATCAGGACCTATTTGGCTGGAAAATTGAAAAGGTTCCAGGAGATCTTCAATATTATTTTATAGAAACCACTGATGCCGATGGAACTATGGGAGTCGGCGGTGGAATAAAGCAAAGGGAAACTCTAGATGAGCAGATCACCAATTTTATAGGGGTCTCCTCTATAGATGAATACGTCCCTAAAATAATCGCTCTAGGTGGCAAGATTCTTCAGCCTAAGTCTCCTGTAGTTGGTTGGGGGTATTTTATAATTTGCTGTGATACAGAAAATAATATATTTGGCTTATGGGAAGACGATAAAAATGCAACAATGTAG
- a CDS encoding cyclic nucleotide-binding domain-containing protein gives MKNYEAILNVEEIAPILKKISIFTGISNAKLCKLVPSLKKIEYEDSELIFSQGSPPSHIYIIMRGRVKLIEYVNYTPYQLFELGEGNCIGEASIIGIQTHEVTAVSKGNTEFIVLPKKVFLEIFEADKELFCLLILNIAKEVSKRLAKTDNLLLQYIDKYKHPY, from the coding sequence ATGAAAAACTATGAGGCCATATTAAACGTGGAAGAAATAGCCCCTATACTCAAAAAAATATCCATTTTTACCGGGATATCCAATGCCAAATTGTGTAAACTCGTCCCTAGCCTTAAAAAGATAGAATATGAAGACTCTGAACTTATATTTTCTCAAGGAAGCCCCCCTTCACATATATATATAATAATGAGAGGACGGGTAAAACTAATAGAATATGTCAACTACACGCCGTATCAGCTTTTTGAACTAGGAGAGGGCAACTGTATAGGGGAAGCCTCTATAATAGGTATACAAACCCATGAGGTGACTGCAGTTTCAAAGGGAAATACTGAATTCATAGTCCTTCCTAAAAAAGTATTTCTAGAAATTTTTGAAGCAGACAAAGAACTCTTTTGTCTATTGATTTTAAATATTGCAAAAGAGGTGTCAAAAAGACTGGCAAAAACAGATAATCTTTTACTTCAGTATATAGACAAGTACAAGCATCCTTATTAG
- a CDS encoding TRAP transporter permease: protein MQDKKLLDDEDMINCSESTCDVEPEVADEELLEKFDTEARFRKFGRESTPGKIVFIMAVALSIFHLYTAWRGPLVTLMHRAVHTSAIMSLIFILYPFTKKSPKNKPTILDWSFSALSLSLGAYIVINYNALVMRAGMPNDIDIAFGIMAVLLVLEAARRITGKEIAILATIFLLYAFLGPRLPGLIAHRGYGIRDIADYMYLSTEGIYGIAIGVSSTYIFLFVLFGAFLQKSGMGQFFNDLSMALAGSGKGGPAKVAVISSGFLGSINGSAIANVVTTGAFTIPLMKKIGYNKEFSGGVEAAASCGGQILPPVMGATAFIMAEYLGVKYITIAKSAVIPALLYYLGVIVIIHLRACKRGLNGLPKDQLPKAGVVLKEKGHLLLPLFGLLYFLLSGKTPIYAAFWSILLTIVASGLKKETRMSFGDIIDSLESGARTALGVAMSCAVVGLIIGVATQTGFGLKLAGAILFLGKGKLFLTLVLTMIACIVLGMGLPSIPAYIITATMAAPALYKMGVPHLVSHMFVFYFGMLANLTPPVALAAFAGAGIAGGSPSKTGFEAVKLALAGFIVPYVFVYSPSLLLVDTTLVKTVLVVITASIGVMALGSAVEGYLNKNLNFFERALLLTAALLLIKPGLYSDLTGVSIFVSIFMISKVKVNKEASEA, encoded by the coding sequence ATGCAAGATAAAAAACTTCTAGACGATGAAGATATGATAAATTGTTCCGAATCAACATGCGACGTGGAACCGGAAGTTGCCGATGAGGAACTACTTGAAAAATTTGATACAGAGGCTAGATTTAGAAAATTTGGAAGAGAAAGCACACCTGGTAAAATTGTATTTATTATGGCAGTGGCTTTATCAATTTTTCACCTTTATACAGCGTGGAGAGGTCCGCTTGTCACTCTGATGCACAGAGCGGTGCATACATCAGCAATAATGTCTTTGATTTTTATTCTTTATCCATTTACCAAAAAATCTCCAAAAAATAAACCAACAATATTGGATTGGAGTTTTTCGGCTCTTTCACTGAGTCTCGGAGCCTATATTGTTATTAATTACAATGCACTTGTAATGAGGGCGGGAATGCCTAACGACATTGATATAGCCTTTGGTATCATGGCCGTGCTTTTGGTACTTGAAGCAGCCAGAAGAATAACAGGAAAAGAGATAGCCATCCTTGCTACAATTTTTCTTTTATATGCATTTTTGGGTCCGCGACTTCCTGGCCTCATTGCACATAGAGGATACGGCATTAGGGATATTGCTGACTACATGTACCTTTCTACAGAGGGGATATATGGTATAGCTATAGGGGTTTCTTCTACTTATATATTTCTTTTTGTTTTATTTGGTGCCTTTCTTCAAAAGTCGGGAATGGGACAGTTTTTCAATGATCTTTCCATGGCCCTTGCTGGTTCTGGAAAAGGAGGACCTGCAAAAGTTGCGGTAATTTCAAGCGGCTTTTTAGGATCGATAAACGGTAGTGCTATAGCCAATGTTGTAACCACTGGGGCTTTCACCATACCTCTTATGAAAAAAATCGGTTACAACAAGGAATTTTCTGGGGGAGTAGAGGCTGCAGCTTCTTGCGGAGGACAGATACTACCTCCTGTAATGGGAGCAACTGCTTTTATTATGGCAGAGTACCTGGGAGTCAAATATATAACAATAGCAAAATCAGCTGTAATTCCAGCTTTGTTGTACTATCTAGGAGTAATAGTGATAATACACCTGAGAGCCTGTAAAAGAGGACTTAACGGGCTTCCAAAGGATCAGCTTCCGAAGGCAGGAGTAGTTCTAAAGGAAAAAGGACATCTTTTACTTCCACTTTTTGGACTGCTTTATTTTCTTTTGAGTGGAAAGACTCCTATCTATGCGGCTTTTTGGTCAATTCTTCTTACAATAGTTGCCAGCGGACTCAAGAAGGAAACTAGAATGAGTTTTGGAGACATAATCGATTCTCTAGAAAGTGGTGCACGTACTGCACTTGGAGTTGCTATGTCCTGTGCAGTAGTAGGTCTTATAATAGGTGTAGCCACTCAGACAGGTTTTGGATTGAAGCTTGCAGGTGCCATTTTATTTTTAGGAAAAGGAAAATTGTTCTTGACTCTGGTACTGACAATGATCGCCTGTATAGTTCTTGGAATGGGGTTACCGTCAATTCCGGCCTATATAATTACGGCTACAATGGCTGCTCCGGCACTTTATAAAATGGGAGTTCCACACCTTGTATCTCATATGTTTGTATTTTACTTTGGTATGCTAGCAAACCTAACACCTCCAGTTGCATTGGCGGCTTTTGCAGGGGCAGGTATAGCAGGGGGAAGTCCTTCAAAAACGGGATTTGAGGCGGTGAAATTGGCTCTGGCAGGATTTATAGTACCTTATGTTTTTGTGTACTCTCCTTCACTTCTTCTGGTTGATACAACCTTAGTAAAGACAGTGCTGGTAGTGATAACTGCATCTATAGGGGTAATGGCATTGGGTTCTGCAGTAGAGGGCTACCTAAATAAAAACCTCAACTTCTTTGAGAGAGCTCTGCTTCTTACAGCGGCTCTGCTTCTCATAAAACCTGGTTTATATTCAGATTTGACCGGTGTATCTATTTTTGTTTCAATCTTTATGATCAGCAAAGTAAAGGTAAATAAAGAGGCCTCTGAAGCATAA
- a CDS encoding TAXI family TRAP transporter solute-binding subunit: MKKRGSILAVLILVILGLFTGCSGKKEEAGGEKAAGPTFVTIATGGSSGAYFALGGAISNQLNQKIEGVNSSVQSTGASAVNATLLGTEKVELAFAMNDVVSYAYTGTEVFEEKGKVENLRGIAALYPNFVQLITVEKTGIKEVSDLKGKRVGVGAPGSGTEVNARQILKAYGITYDDIKADYLSYAEAVEQMKNGAVDAAFLTSGLPNSTIMDLATTQDVKIIPIRKATVEKLAEEYPFYASEVIPAGTYDNEEDVETAAVQTLLVTRADLSDDLVYDITKTIFENLDALKETHSAANSIKLETVKKGMPIPLHPGAEKYFNENK, from the coding sequence ATGAAAAAGAGAGGAAGTATTTTAGCAGTATTGATTTTGGTTATACTGGGGTTATTTACAGGTTGTTCAGGAAAGAAAGAAGAGGCTGGGGGAGAAAAGGCAGCCGGTCCGACTTTTGTGACAATTGCAACAGGTGGAAGTTCAGGGGCATATTTTGCTTTGGGAGGAGCTATATCAAATCAGCTTAATCAAAAGATAGAAGGTGTAAACTCTTCTGTACAATCTACTGGAGCTTCTGCAGTTAATGCAACTTTGCTTGGAACTGAAAAAGTAGAACTTGCCTTTGCTATGAATGACGTAGTTAGCTATGCATACACAGGAACAGAGGTATTTGAGGAAAAGGGAAAAGTAGAAAATCTAAGAGGAATAGCTGCTCTTTATCCAAACTTTGTTCAACTAATAACAGTTGAAAAAACTGGGATTAAAGAAGTTTCAGACTTAAAAGGAAAAAGAGTAGGAGTGGGAGCTCCTGGAAGTGGAACAGAAGTTAATGCACGTCAAATCCTAAAGGCCTACGGAATAACTTATGACGACATAAAGGCAGATTATCTTTCATATGCAGAGGCAGTAGAGCAGATGAAAAATGGAGCTGTAGACGCGGCATTCCTTACTTCAGGTCTTCCAAACTCAACTATAATGGATTTGGCTACAACTCAAGATGTTAAAATCATACCTATAAGAAAAGCAACTGTTGAAAAGCTTGCAGAAGAGTATCCATTCTATGCTTCAGAAGTTATCCCTGCAGGGACTTATGACAATGAAGAAGATGTAGAGACAGCAGCAGTCCAGACACTTCTTGTGACAAGAGCAGACCTAAGTGATGACTTGGTATATGACATAACAAAAACTATATTTGAAAACCTAGACGCATTAAAAGAAACACATTCAGCTGCAAACAGCATAAAACTTGAAACAGTTAAAAAAGGTATGCCTATCCCACTTCACCCTGGGGCAGAAAAATATTTTAACGAGAATAAATAG